The following proteins come from a genomic window of Microbacterium sulfonylureivorans:
- a CDS encoding lamin tail domain-containing protein has translation MPSPSPVRARLRALPAVLAALAVVVAPALVAAPASAADPTIVINEVESNGDDTDWVEVYNVGSAPVDLSGARFRDNDATREPWTLPAGSVVAPGGFLVIDQASGSNPVGFDFGLGNADEVHLYLPDGVTEIATYGWSIHSAVSYGRCPDGTGDFATTTVSTKGAANDCDLPVVLNEVESQPESGEDWVELVNVGSAEVDASGLMIRDSEDDHTFTVPAGTTIAPGAYLVVDTLGYGLGGGDSVRLFDGSTLLDAYSWTAHAAHTYGRCPDPRGDFAATTGATRGAQNLCAGVVIDEAWPGGADVRVLDAEDTFAGDLSGLDWEPSGSAPLGTLWAVQNGDGLLYRLVAGATGDWAPDTAGDWGAGKTLRYPDGAGAVDAEGVTVTGDDSAGGVYVSTERNNDASSISRPAVLRYDVSAAGSELTATHEWNLAPDFPGLGANAGLEGITWVPDGALTAGGFLDGVTGGAYDPADYPGHGGGLFFVGVEGTASVYAYALMADGAFARIATIATAFALVADVQYDADRGGLWVVCDEACDGRIAFSELDPGTGVFASTHVFERPSGAANYANEGFAVADDAVCADGAKPTFYADDADTDGFSLRQGTLPCEATGGPGEPTPTPSVTPTPSATPSASPSVTPTAAPTSSPTPSSTGAPGPAGDDELTDATRGAVDGPDSVAAGQTVTVYVGTQYAGQTVWVWLHSTPIPLGAQLVAADGTVTVTLPAGVEPGTHRIVVLDAGGEVIGWTEVTVTDALAVTGADGSAVALTVGGALALLIAGAALLLLRRRASRV, from the coding sequence ATGCCTTCTCCCTCGCCTGTCCGCGCGCGCCTGCGCGCGCTTCCCGCTGTCCTGGCCGCGCTCGCGGTCGTGGTCGCCCCAGCCCTGGTCGCGGCGCCGGCCAGCGCCGCAGACCCGACCATCGTCATCAACGAGGTCGAAAGCAACGGCGACGACACCGACTGGGTCGAGGTCTACAACGTCGGATCAGCGCCCGTCGACCTCTCGGGCGCGCGGTTCCGTGACAACGACGCGACGCGGGAGCCGTGGACGCTCCCGGCGGGCTCCGTCGTGGCGCCCGGTGGCTTCCTCGTCATCGACCAGGCGAGCGGTTCGAACCCGGTCGGCTTCGACTTCGGCCTGGGCAACGCCGACGAGGTGCACCTGTACCTGCCGGACGGCGTGACCGAGATCGCGACCTACGGCTGGAGCATCCACTCCGCGGTCTCGTACGGCCGCTGCCCCGACGGCACCGGCGACTTCGCGACGACCACCGTCTCGACGAAGGGGGCGGCGAACGACTGCGACCTGCCTGTCGTCCTCAACGAGGTCGAGAGCCAGCCGGAGTCCGGCGAGGACTGGGTCGAGCTCGTCAACGTCGGCAGTGCGGAGGTGGACGCCTCGGGCCTGATGATCCGCGACAGCGAGGACGACCACACCTTCACCGTGCCCGCGGGCACGACGATCGCACCCGGCGCGTACCTCGTCGTTGACACGCTCGGCTACGGCCTCGGGGGTGGCGACTCGGTGCGCCTGTTCGACGGGTCGACTCTCCTCGACGCGTACTCCTGGACCGCGCACGCCGCGCACACCTACGGGCGCTGCCCCGATCCGCGCGGCGACTTCGCCGCGACGACCGGCGCGACCCGGGGTGCGCAGAACCTGTGTGCGGGTGTCGTGATCGACGAGGCCTGGCCGGGCGGTGCCGACGTGCGCGTGCTCGACGCGGAGGACACCTTCGCCGGTGATCTCAGCGGCCTCGACTGGGAGCCTTCCGGCTCGGCGCCGCTCGGCACCCTGTGGGCGGTGCAGAACGGCGACGGACTGCTCTACAGGCTCGTCGCCGGCGCGACGGGCGACTGGGCGCCGGACACCGCCGGCGACTGGGGAGCAGGCAAGACGCTGCGCTACCCGGACGGCGCCGGCGCGGTCGACGCCGAGGGCGTGACGGTGACCGGCGACGACTCGGCGGGCGGCGTCTACGTCTCCACCGAGCGCAACAACGACGCGAGCTCGATCAGCCGGCCCGCGGTGCTGCGCTACGACGTGAGCGCCGCCGGCAGCGAGCTCACCGCGACGCACGAGTGGAACCTCGCGCCCGACTTCCCGGGCCTCGGCGCCAACGCGGGGCTCGAGGGCATCACGTGGGTACCCGACGGGGCCCTGACGGCCGGCGGCTTCCTCGACGGCGTCACCGGCGGCGCGTACGACCCGGCCGACTACCCCGGCCACGGCGGCGGCCTGTTCTTCGTCGGTGTCGAGGGGACGGCATCCGTCTACGCCTACGCGCTGATGGCCGACGGCGCCTTCGCTCGCATCGCGACCATCGCCACCGCCTTCGCGCTCGTCGCCGACGTGCAGTACGACGCCGACCGCGGCGGGCTGTGGGTCGTGTGCGACGAGGCCTGCGACGGACGTATCGCGTTCTCCGAGCTCGATCCCGGGACCGGCGTCTTCGCGTCGACGCACGTCTTCGAGCGTCCGTCTGGCGCGGCGAACTACGCCAACGAGGGATTCGCGGTCGCCGACGACGCCGTGTGCGCCGACGGCGCGAAGCCCACGTTCTACGCGGATGACGCCGACACCGACGGCTTCTCGCTGCGGCAGGGCACGCTGCCGTGCGAGGCGACCGGCGGTCCGGGCGAGCCCACCCCCACGCCGTCCGTCACGCCGACACCCTCGGCGACGCCCTCCGCGTCGCCGAGCGTGACGCCGACCGCCGCGCCGACGTCCTCTCCGACCCCGTCCTCGACCGGGGCTCCCGGCCCGGCGGGCGACGACGAGCTCACCGATGCCACGCGCGGTGCGGTGGACGGTCCGGACTCGGTCGCGGCCGGTCAGACCGTCACCGTCTACGTCGGCACGCAGTACGCCGGCCAGACGGTCTGGGTCTGGCTGCACTCGACGCCGATCCCGCTCGGCGCGCAGCTCGTGGCCGCGGACGGCACCGTCACGGTGACGCTCCCGGCGGGCGTCGAACCCGGCACGCACCGGATCGTCGTGCTGGATGCCGGGGGTGAGGTCATCGGCTGGACCGAGGTCACCGTCACCGACGCGCTCGCCGTGACCGGCGCGGACGGCTCGGCGGTCGCGCTCACGGTCGGCGGCGCGCTCGCGCTGCTCATCGCGGGCGCTGCGCTCCTCTTGCTGCGACGCCGTGCGTCCCGCGTGTAG
- a CDS encoding glycoside hydrolase family 3 C-terminal domain-containing protein has product MTDTTTAAVPSASVADLTLEEKASLTSGASFWYTKPVERLGIPSIMVTDGPHGLRKQREGGDHLGLGDSVPATCFPPAVGLGSSWDVDLVRRVGEALGTETAIENVGVLLGPGINIKRSPLCGRNFEYLSEDPIVSGVLGAAIVNGIQSKGVGTSLKHFAANNQEDDRMRASSDVDPRPLREIYLRGFQRVVEDAQPWTVMCSYNRINGVYASEDPWLLTKVLRDEWGFEGLVVSDWGAVNERVPGLAAGMDLEMPTTNGVTDAQIVAAVQDGSLDESVVDVAAGRVLDLVRKVEAGAGAIEGPLDVDAHHALAREAAGRSIVLLKNDGLLPLKAQTSVALIGGFIDKPRFQGAGSSMINPTRVDDVALEIVSQATEDYVFQAQGFTLNGTGDAAQLRADAVALAAKNEVAVVFLGLPAAAESEGYDREHIDLPAVQLELLDAVLEVNPNTVVVLSNGGVVALPFADRVPAILEGWLLGQAGGGAIADVLYGVVNPSAKLTETIPLRLEDTPAFLDFPGEFSHVRYGEGLFVGYRWYDSRRMGVAFPFGHGLSYTTFSYGDAAASVNAAGDIDVRVTVTNTGDRDGREVVQVYTSLPGGKVQRPVRELKAFASVALTAGESREVALTVRRKDLAYWDIRLDGWVVEGGEYAVDVAASSRDIRSSVSVTVDGDPVSLPLSRTSSIGEVMAHPVVGEMVQAAIAQMMGGMEGVEAIMPEGVDASKMMESFPIGRAGMFAAGDSNGAINPEMIDGLIAMANAPQQG; this is encoded by the coding sequence ATGACCGACACCACGACCGCAGCCGTACCCTCGGCATCCGTCGCCGACCTCACGCTCGAGGAGAAGGCATCGCTCACGAGCGGCGCGAGCTTCTGGTACACCAAGCCCGTCGAGCGTCTCGGCATCCCGAGCATCATGGTCACGGACGGCCCGCACGGGCTGCGCAAGCAGCGCGAGGGCGGCGACCACCTGGGTCTGGGCGACAGCGTGCCCGCCACGTGCTTCCCGCCCGCGGTCGGCCTCGGCTCGTCCTGGGACGTCGACCTCGTGCGCCGCGTCGGCGAGGCGCTCGGCACCGAGACCGCGATCGAGAACGTCGGCGTGCTGCTCGGCCCCGGCATCAACATCAAGCGCTCGCCGCTGTGCGGCCGCAACTTCGAGTACCTCTCGGAGGACCCGATCGTCTCGGGCGTGCTCGGAGCCGCGATCGTGAACGGCATCCAGTCGAAGGGCGTGGGCACGTCGCTCAAGCACTTCGCCGCGAACAACCAGGAGGACGACCGCATGCGGGCGTCCAGCGACGTCGACCCGCGGCCGCTGCGCGAGATCTACCTGCGCGGCTTCCAGCGCGTGGTCGAGGACGCGCAGCCGTGGACCGTCATGTGCTCGTACAACCGCATCAACGGCGTCTACGCGTCGGAGGACCCGTGGCTGCTCACGAAGGTCCTGCGCGACGAGTGGGGCTTCGAAGGGCTCGTCGTCTCCGACTGGGGCGCCGTGAACGAGCGCGTCCCGGGCCTCGCCGCCGGCATGGACCTCGAGATGCCGACGACGAACGGAGTCACCGACGCGCAGATCGTCGCCGCGGTGCAGGACGGCTCGCTCGACGAGTCGGTGGTGGATGTCGCGGCCGGCCGTGTGCTCGACCTCGTGCGCAAGGTCGAGGCCGGCGCGGGCGCGATCGAGGGCCCGCTCGACGTCGACGCGCACCACGCGCTGGCCCGCGAGGCCGCCGGTCGCTCGATCGTGCTGCTCAAGAACGACGGACTGCTGCCGCTCAAGGCGCAGACCTCGGTCGCGCTCATCGGCGGCTTCATCGACAAGCCCCGCTTCCAGGGCGCCGGGTCGTCGATGATCAATCCGACGCGCGTCGACGACGTCGCCCTCGAGATCGTCTCGCAGGCGACCGAGGACTACGTCTTCCAGGCCCAGGGCTTCACGCTCAACGGCACGGGCGACGCCGCTCAGCTGCGTGCCGACGCCGTCGCGCTGGCGGCGAAGAACGAGGTCGCCGTCGTCTTCCTCGGCCTCCCCGCGGCCGCCGAGTCGGAGGGCTACGACCGCGAGCACATCGACCTGCCGGCCGTGCAGCTCGAGCTGCTCGACGCCGTGCTCGAGGTCAACCCGAACACGGTCGTCGTGCTCTCCAACGGCGGCGTCGTTGCGCTCCCGTTCGCCGATCGCGTGCCGGCGATCCTCGAGGGCTGGCTGCTCGGCCAGGCCGGCGGCGGTGCGATCGCCGACGTGCTGTACGGCGTGGTGAACCCCTCGGCGAAGCTCACCGAGACGATCCCGCTCCGCCTCGAGGACACCCCCGCGTTCCTCGACTTCCCGGGCGAGTTCTCGCACGTCCGCTACGGCGAGGGCCTGTTCGTCGGGTACCGCTGGTACGACTCGCGTCGCATGGGCGTCGCGTTCCCGTTCGGCCACGGTCTGTCGTACACGACCTTCTCCTATGGGGATGCCGCGGCCTCGGTGAATGCCGCCGGCGACATCGACGTGCGGGTCACGGTGACCAACACCGGCGACCGCGACGGCCGCGAGGTCGTGCAGGTCTACACGTCGCTGCCCGGCGGCAAGGTCCAGCGCCCGGTCCGCGAGCTCAAGGCCTTCGCGTCGGTCGCGCTGACGGCGGGCGAGAGCCGCGAGGTCGCACTCACCGTCCGTCGCAAGGACCTCGCGTACTGGGACATCCGGCTCGACGGCTGGGTCGTGGAGGGCGGCGAGTACGCCGTCGACGTCGCCGCGTCGAGCCGCGACATCCGCTCGTCCGTCTCGGTGACCGTCGACGGCGACCCCGTCTCGCTGCCGCTGTCGCGCACGTCGTCGATCGGCGAGGTCATGGCGCATCCCGTCGTCGGCGAGATGGTCCAGGCGGCCATCGCGCAGATGATGGGCGGCATGGAGGGCGTCGAGGCGATCATGCCCGAGGGCGTCGATGCGTCGAAGATGATGGAGTCGTTCCCGATCGGTCGCGCGGGCATGTTCGCCGCGGGCGACTCGAACGGCGCGATCAACCCCGAGATGATCGACGGTCTCATCGCGATGGCGAACGCCCCGCAGCAGGGCTGA
- a CDS encoding phosphatase PAP2 family protein, with translation MAARTDTVQRTDAAASALRTGRPLALLVWALVLLGAFGLMGLVVSLNAEGPFAQPIDDWWRRLVGAAPDGGSHTWFLPMFFQYLGEAPGALFMVILLPVGLAVVGRWRSALFVFASCLVSLGLYSQGMKNLVDRPRPAADDVLSLFGPLFTVDHGSFPSGHAVAAGALVAIVAALVPGDRRTLRLAWWVVGTLIAVGMMWQRTLINAHWLSDTFFGIVAGVAGVLLMWWAFWPWLQRDYGRPVWFLRFGRRPAADA, from the coding sequence ATGGCGGCGCGCACCGACACGGTCCAGAGGACGGATGCCGCGGCATCCGCTCTCCGCACCGGGCGCCCGCTCGCGCTGCTGGTGTGGGCGCTCGTGCTGCTGGGCGCATTCGGCCTCATGGGGCTGGTCGTCTCGCTCAATGCGGAGGGTCCGTTCGCACAGCCGATCGACGACTGGTGGCGGCGCCTCGTCGGCGCGGCGCCGGACGGCGGCAGCCACACGTGGTTCCTGCCGATGTTCTTCCAGTATCTGGGCGAGGCGCCGGGCGCGCTGTTCATGGTGATCCTGCTCCCCGTCGGCCTCGCCGTGGTCGGTCGGTGGCGATCTGCTCTGTTCGTCTTCGCGTCGTGCCTCGTCTCGCTCGGCCTGTACTCGCAGGGCATGAAGAACCTGGTCGACCGGCCGCGTCCGGCCGCCGACGATGTGCTGTCGCTCTTCGGCCCGCTGTTCACGGTCGACCACGGATCGTTCCCTTCGGGCCACGCCGTCGCAGCGGGCGCGCTCGTCGCGATCGTCGCCGCGCTCGTTCCGGGCGATCGCCGGACGCTCCGCCTCGCGTGGTGGGTCGTCGGCACCCTGATCGCGGTGGGCATGATGTGGCAGCGAACGCTCATCAACGCCCACTGGCTCTCCGACACGTTCTTCGGCATCGTCGCCGGCGTCGCAGGCGTGCTGCTCATGTGGTGGGCCTTCTGGCCCTGGCTGCAGCGCGACTACGGCCGGCCGGTGTGGTTCCTCCGCTTCGGGCGCCGACCCGCGGCCGACGCCTGA
- a CDS encoding MFS transporter, which yields MTTPSDSALAPEPEAISSAPMTENTFVATAAGNDDPPAPIRGLRRLLWWIIPANLGIFLIWGAVPGILLPAQVTEFDSANKYVNLLIITTIGSFASILAQPIAGQISDRTRSRFGRRAPWIIIGSLAGGLALTGLAFADSLVGLVIAWTLVQICYNFAQGPLSAVMPDRVPLARRGTFAALSGIGLMVGALGGSIVGSMFLHSIAAGYVIFAVISLVTLTLFVIFNPDYSSREIVPEPFRLVDFLRTFWVNPVKHPDFFWAFTGRLLLYTGYFAVTGYQFFILTDYLGIEDPATVIPILGVLSLVGILISTIISGPLSDRIGRRKPFIFGSSVFVGLAMIIPMVSPTIEAWMLMTFISGFGFGMFQAVDTALMSQVLPSAKSFAKDLGVVNIAATLPQTLAPAVAGGIVLSVGFIGLFPVGIVLSILGAFAVWPIKASR from the coding sequence ATGACAACGCCGTCTGACTCCGCTCTCGCCCCCGAGCCCGAGGCGATCTCGAGCGCCCCGATGACCGAGAACACCTTCGTCGCGACCGCCGCCGGGAACGACGACCCGCCCGCCCCGATCCGCGGCCTCCGCCGCCTCCTGTGGTGGATCATCCCCGCCAACCTCGGGATCTTCCTCATCTGGGGAGCCGTGCCCGGCATCCTGCTCCCCGCCCAGGTCACCGAGTTCGATTCGGCGAACAAGTACGTGAACCTTCTGATCATCACGACGATCGGCTCGTTCGCCTCGATCCTCGCCCAGCCGATCGCCGGACAGATCTCCGACCGGACGCGCTCGCGCTTCGGACGCCGCGCCCCCTGGATCATCATCGGCTCCCTCGCCGGCGGCCTCGCCCTGACGGGTCTCGCCTTCGCGGACTCGCTCGTCGGTCTGGTGATCGCCTGGACCCTCGTCCAGATCTGCTACAACTTCGCGCAGGGCCCCCTGAGTGCCGTCATGCCCGACCGTGTGCCCCTCGCGCGCCGAGGAACGTTCGCCGCGCTGTCGGGCATCGGCCTGATGGTCGGCGCCCTCGGCGGCTCGATCGTGGGCTCGATGTTCCTGCACAGCATCGCCGCCGGATACGTCATCTTCGCGGTCATCTCGCTCGTGACGCTGACGCTGTTCGTCATCTTCAACCCGGACTACTCGAGCAGAGAGATCGTGCCGGAGCCCTTCAGGCTCGTCGACTTCCTGCGCACCTTCTGGGTCAACCCCGTCAAGCACCCCGACTTCTTCTGGGCGTTCACCGGCCGGCTGCTCCTCTACACCGGCTACTTCGCCGTCACCGGCTACCAGTTCTTCATCCTCACGGACTACCTGGGCATCGAAGACCCCGCGACGGTCATCCCGATCCTCGGCGTGCTGAGCCTCGTCGGCATCCTCATCTCGACGATCATCTCCGGTCCCCTCTCCGACAGGATCGGCCGTCGCAAGCCGTTCATCTTCGGCTCGTCGGTGTTCGTCGGTCTCGCGATGATCATCCCGATGGTCTCGCCGACCATCGAGGCGTGGATGCTGATGACCTTCATCTCGGGCTTCGGCTTCGGCATGTTCCAGGCCGTCGACACCGCACTGATGAGCCAGGTGCTGCCGTCGGCCAAGTCGTTCGCGAAGGACCTCGGCGTCGTCAACATCGCCGCGACCCTGCCGCAGACGCTCGCCCCGGCCGTCGCAGGCGGGATCGTCCTCTCGGTCGGATTCATCGGGCTCTTCCCCGTCGGCATCGTGCTGAGCATCCTCGGCGCCTTCGCCGTGTGGCCGATCAAGGCGAGCCGCTGA
- a CDS encoding TetR/AcrR family transcriptional regulator: MVESGKERRGSYAKGVAKREEILERALDVIAREGYRGASVKELADAVGLSQAGLLHYFDSKEELFTAILRKRDEVDSVGFGLYEADGSIAMGSIRDGYLGVIRHNADVPGLVQLFARLSVDAADPEHAAHDFFVGRGENIRGVFAQALAARQAAGEITDRIDPTTLARIFQAVADGLQVQWMLEPDVDMAATVDALFEALDPRRSEPSGAADE, translated from the coding sequence ATGGTCGAAAGCGGGAAAGAACGCAGGGGTTCTTACGCGAAGGGCGTCGCGAAGCGCGAGGAGATCCTCGAGCGCGCACTCGACGTGATCGCGCGAGAGGGCTACCGAGGCGCCTCGGTGAAGGAGCTCGCGGATGCCGTCGGCCTCAGTCAGGCAGGTCTCCTCCACTACTTCGACAGCAAGGAGGAGCTCTTCACGGCGATCCTGCGCAAGCGCGACGAGGTCGACTCGGTCGGATTCGGGCTCTACGAGGCGGACGGCTCGATCGCGATGGGCAGCATCCGCGACGGCTACCTCGGAGTGATCCGGCACAACGCCGACGTCCCCGGCCTGGTGCAGCTGTTCGCCCGGCTCTCGGTCGATGCGGCCGATCCCGAGCACGCGGCCCACGACTTCTTCGTCGGGCGCGGCGAGAACATCCGCGGCGTCTTCGCGCAGGCGCTCGCGGCCAGGCAGGCCGCGGGCGAGATCACCGACCGGATCGACCCGACGACGCTCGCGCGCATCTTCCAGGCCGTCGCGGACGGCCTCCAGGTGCAGTGGATGCTCGAACCCGACGTCGACATGGCGGCCACCGTCGACGCCCTCTTCGAAGCCCTCGACCCGCGCCGCAGCGAGCCGTCGGGTGCGGCCGATGAGTGA
- a CDS encoding carboxylesterase/lipase family protein, producing the protein MAQHPDSPIVTIAPGDVRGVWRGEPGAPGSSAAFLGIPFAKAPVGELRFGAPVPPDPWTGVLDATRYAATAQRGDPGITLIPEPSIPGDATLNVNVFTPVPGEADAALPVLVWIHGGGFISGSPASPWYDGRAFNRDGVVTVTLSYRLGFDGFGHIPGAPSNRGVRDWLAALEWVQENVAAFGGDPSRVTIAGQSAGGGAVLTLLGMPAAQHLFHSAWALSSAIADVSPERARTLSAKLANLAGVAPTREGFASVPEERLHELQEQASSPDDPNPLAGILMLLQDGLSLGPAIDGDLIAQPTLESLRSGVGADKPLVLGATDDEFTMVTDSAKGKLRFVPASVALTKLQPTKAIRRAYLAANAAQRRKGTAAVLGRYVTDVVFRSAVVRIAEVRGDATTWVYRFAWSSPKQGWAMHCLDVPFWFDCLDAEGVPEIAGDAPPRRLAAAVHGAVVGLIRDGDPGWPAWAIQPGATRVFGGEASRPDVDADGYASVRPLLQPT; encoded by the coding sequence GTGGCGCAGCATCCCGACAGCCCGATCGTCACGATCGCGCCCGGCGACGTCCGCGGTGTCTGGCGCGGCGAGCCCGGCGCGCCCGGATCCTCGGCGGCGTTCCTCGGCATCCCGTTCGCCAAGGCCCCCGTGGGCGAGCTGCGCTTCGGCGCGCCCGTGCCGCCCGACCCGTGGACCGGAGTGCTCGACGCCACCCGCTACGCCGCGACGGCGCAGCGCGGAGACCCGGGCATCACTCTCATCCCCGAGCCGTCCATCCCCGGAGATGCGACGCTGAATGTGAACGTCTTCACCCCTGTGCCGGGAGAGGCGGATGCCGCGCTCCCGGTGCTCGTGTGGATCCACGGCGGCGGATTCATCAGCGGCTCCCCCGCGAGCCCCTGGTACGACGGGCGCGCCTTCAACCGCGACGGCGTCGTGACCGTCACCCTCTCGTACCGACTCGGCTTCGACGGGTTCGGGCACATCCCGGGCGCCCCGTCGAACCGCGGCGTCCGAGACTGGCTCGCCGCCCTCGAGTGGGTCCAGGAGAACGTCGCCGCATTCGGCGGCGACCCGTCCCGCGTGACCATCGCGGGGCAGTCCGCCGGCGGCGGCGCGGTGCTGACACTGCTCGGGATGCCCGCCGCACAGCACCTGTTCCACTCCGCGTGGGCGCTCTCCTCCGCCATCGCGGACGTCAGCCCCGAGCGCGCCCGCACGCTGTCGGCCAAGCTCGCCAACCTGGCCGGAGTCGCGCCGACGCGCGAAGGCTTCGCGTCCGTCCCCGAGGAGCGGCTCCACGAGCTGCAGGAGCAGGCTTCGTCGCCCGACGACCCCAACCCCCTGGCGGGCATCCTCATGCTCCTGCAGGACGGCCTGTCCCTGGGCCCGGCCATCGACGGCGACCTGATCGCGCAGCCGACCCTCGAGTCGCTGCGCTCCGGAGTCGGGGCGGACAAGCCGCTCGTGCTCGGCGCCACCGACGACGAGTTCACGATGGTCACCGACTCCGCGAAGGGCAAGCTCCGCTTCGTCCCGGCGAGCGTGGCACTGACGAAGCTGCAGCCGACGAAGGCGATCCGCCGGGCCTACCTCGCGGCCAACGCAGCGCAGCGCAGGAAGGGCACCGCCGCCGTCCTCGGCCGGTATGTCACCGACGTGGTGTTCCGGTCGGCCGTCGTCCGCATCGCCGAGGTGCGCGGCGACGCGACCACGTGGGTCTACCGCTTCGCCTGGTCGTCGCCGAAGCAGGGCTGGGCGATGCACTGCCTCGACGTGCCGTTCTGGTTCGACTGCCTCGACGCGGAGGGCGTGCCCGAGATCGCCGGAGACGCTCCGCCGCGCCGGCTCGCCGCCGCCGTGCACGGCGCCGTCGTCGGACTCATCCGCGACGGCGACCCGGGCTGGCCGGCGTGGGCGATTCAGCCGGGCGCGACGCGCGTGTTCGGGGGCGAGGCATCCCGCCCCGACGTCGACGCCGACGGCTACGCGTCCGTGCGCCCGCTGCTCCAGCCCACTTGA
- a CDS encoding LLM class F420-dependent oxidoreductase yields the protein MRFGTFIPQGWRFDLVGIEPADQWRVMATLAQLADEGPWESLWVYDHFHTTPVASEEATHEAWTLMAAFAASTGRIRLGQMCTCMAYRNPAYLAKVAATVDAVSGGRTEMGIGGGWYEHEWRAYGYGFPEVRDRLGMLREGVEIMTQAWTTGTATLHGKHYQVDGAIVRPQPLQEGGIPLWIAGGGEKVTLKIAAQYAAYTNFNGSLEVWDRKSAILRGHCDALGRDFATITRSGNFNTIVGETEAEASDRLAAVKARVLPFVGQERADAMEQEYLTSPAFGSVEQVAERLAERERHGLGYAIHYFPEAAYDRSGVQLFEREVVGSLG from the coding sequence ATGCGCTTCGGAACCTTCATCCCCCAGGGCTGGCGATTCGACCTCGTCGGCATCGAGCCCGCCGACCAGTGGCGCGTCATGGCCACGCTCGCCCAGCTCGCCGACGAAGGCCCGTGGGAGTCGCTGTGGGTCTACGACCACTTCCACACCACCCCGGTGGCCTCCGAGGAGGCGACCCACGAGGCCTGGACGCTGATGGCCGCGTTCGCGGCATCCACCGGTCGGATCCGCCTCGGGCAGATGTGCACCTGCATGGCCTACCGCAACCCCGCGTACCTCGCCAAGGTCGCCGCGACCGTCGACGCCGTCTCGGGCGGTCGCACCGAGATGGGCATCGGCGGCGGATGGTACGAGCACGAGTGGCGTGCCTACGGCTACGGATTCCCCGAGGTGCGCGACCGACTCGGGATGCTCCGCGAAGGCGTCGAGATCATGACCCAGGCCTGGACGACCGGCACGGCGACCCTCCACGGGAAGCACTACCAGGTCGACGGCGCGATCGTCCGGCCGCAGCCGCTGCAGGAGGGCGGCATCCCGCTGTGGATCGCCGGCGGCGGCGAGAAGGTCACGCTGAAGATCGCCGCGCAGTACGCCGCATACACGAACTTCAACGGCTCGCTCGAGGTGTGGGACCGCAAGAGCGCGATCCTCCGAGGGCACTGCGACGCCCTCGGCAGGGACTTCGCGACGATCACCAGGTCGGGCAACTTCAACACCATCGTCGGCGAGACCGAGGCCGAGGCATCCGATCGCCTCGCGGCCGTCAAGGCGCGCGTGCTGCCCTTCGTCGGCCAGGAGCGCGCCGACGCCATGGAGCAGGAGTACCTCACCTCTCCCGCATTCGGATCGGTCGAGCAGGTCGCCGAGCGCCTCGCCGAGCGCGAGCGCCACGGCCTGGGCTACGCGATCCACTACTTCCCCGAGGCTGCGTACGACCGCTCGGGCGTGCAGCTCTTCGAGCGCGAGGTCGTCGGCTCGCTCGGCTAG